The following proteins are encoded in a genomic region of Desulfuribacillus stibiiarsenatis:
- a CDS encoding EAL domain-containing protein, translating into MQNFIASKPEDIVNKKKLIHLPLLIGLLAILTVAFFTYQTSKYLLLEQMRNDGINIAKISAKKIELEKKSMDIIDTLVEEKIAIAGQIIASHKELGINNDILREIATDTFTDEINYFSAEGIILYSTMDDYIGLGPVEGHPIEVFRASGLDELYEEIRNDTVTGVPIKHGYKRFSDGTFVQIGILESKFQIYSYVFHQQKSVKDLAKEENIAYALILNTDFQAIADSDIEDIGAEYTDDEDYARVLQGESHSFYWFYEMANTEVLEVAVPIYEDDIVVGVLGIGLYLDAVKSSIYINLLITFGITIFAALSYIYVSNRNIIQPVLSLNRNIHSIDVVNHRGYRIPYKDKDTFSGLSKSINQILDEINAYISLLHQKDQRIKHIAYHDMLTSLPNHRSFVENLKGELDNHQAGTVILLGIDNFKGINATLGHVYGDEILKKIADDLMQIQHEQLLISKFDGDKFFLIMKETDETVIEENVQRILSIFRNNFTIEGSELYVTVSMGITRYPQDGHDVSTLVMNADMALNAMKKSGKNGYYYFTNEMAEVLNEKIHVEHILRGALKEQDFKLLYQPQVDTMNGEIVGFEALIRLKNHTLSPMQFIPIAEETGMIIEIGRWVTSEVIQQLARWKQLGLPEKPVSINFSAKQLQDTQYIQFLKEQLDAHSIPAKLIEIEITESVLFYKKDVTIDFIKQIKNLGIQIAIDDFGTGYSSFSYLTLLPLDKIKIDKSFIDEVMKSKHYKILRGIIKIAHSIDLKIVAEGVEKKEQYEILKRENCQYLQGYLFSKPLEIENATAIYDQKLI; encoded by the coding sequence GTGCAGAATTTTATTGCCAGCAAACCAGAGGATATAGTAAACAAAAAGAAACTAATACATCTTCCATTGTTAATAGGTTTATTAGCAATTTTAACTGTGGCCTTTTTTACATATCAAACAAGTAAATATTTATTGCTAGAGCAAATGAGAAATGATGGAATTAACATTGCGAAAATTTCTGCCAAGAAGATAGAACTAGAAAAAAAGAGTATGGATATTATAGATACATTGGTGGAAGAGAAAATTGCTATCGCTGGGCAAATTATTGCCAGTCATAAAGAGTTGGGCATCAACAACGACATTCTCAGAGAAATTGCAACGGATACATTTACAGATGAAATTAACTATTTTAGTGCCGAAGGAATCATTCTTTATTCCACTATGGACGACTATATTGGATTAGGGCCAGTTGAAGGGCATCCAATTGAGGTTTTTCGTGCTAGTGGACTTGATGAACTCTATGAAGAGATTCGTAATGATACGGTGACGGGGGTTCCTATCAAACATGGATATAAGAGATTTAGTGATGGAACGTTTGTGCAAATCGGTATTCTGGAGAGTAAGTTCCAAATCTACAGCTATGTGTTTCACCAACAAAAAAGTGTAAAAGATTTGGCAAAGGAAGAAAACATCGCATACGCACTCATTCTCAACACCGATTTTCAAGCGATTGCAGATTCGGATATAGAAGATATTGGTGCAGAATATACAGATGATGAAGATTATGCGAGGGTACTACAGGGAGAGAGTCATTCGTTCTATTGGTTCTACGAGATGGCCAATACTGAGGTTCTAGAAGTAGCAGTACCAATCTACGAAGATGATATAGTTGTAGGAGTATTGGGAATAGGACTTTATTTAGATGCAGTGAAATCTTCGATTTATATTAATTTATTGATTACATTTGGCATAACGATTTTTGCAGCATTATCATATATTTATGTGAGTAATCGTAATATTATACAGCCAGTTTTAAGTCTGAATCGTAATATCCACAGTATTGACGTGGTGAACCACAGAGGTTACCGTATCCCGTATAAGGATAAAGATACTTTTAGCGGACTCTCGAAATCTATCAATCAAATACTTGATGAAATTAACGCATATATCTCCCTATTACACCAGAAAGATCAACGGATTAAACACATAGCGTATCACGACATGTTAACGAGTCTGCCGAATCACCGTTCGTTTGTAGAGAATCTTAAAGGCGAATTAGATAATCACCAAGCGGGTACTGTAATTCTACTAGGGATTGATAATTTCAAAGGGATTAATGCAACATTAGGGCATGTCTATGGGGATGAGATTCTGAAGAAAATTGCAGATGATCTCATGCAGATTCAACATGAGCAGTTACTCATTTCTAAATTTGATGGGGATAAATTCTTCCTTATTATGAAAGAAACAGATGAGACTGTCATAGAAGAAAATGTGCAAAGGATTTTATCGATTTTCAGGAATAACTTTACCATTGAGGGAAGTGAGCTTTATGTAACTGTTAGCATGGGGATTACTCGTTATCCGCAAGATGGGCATGATGTCAGTACATTAGTTATGAATGCAGATATGGCATTAAATGCTATGAAGAAGTCAGGGAAGAATGGATATTATTACTTTACCAACGAGATGGCTGAGGTTCTAAATGAAAAAATTCATGTAGAACATATCTTAAGAGGGGCTTTGAAGGAACAAGACTTCAAACTTCTGTATCAGCCTCAAGTGGACACGATGAATGGGGAAATCGTCGGATTTGAAGCGCTAATCCGTCTGAAGAATCATACACTTTCGCCGATGCAATTCATCCCTATTGCCGAAGAGACAGGAATGATTATAGAGATCGGAAGATGGGTCACTTCTGAGGTCATACAGCAATTAGCTCGCTGGAAACAGTTGGGTTTACCAGAGAAACCAGTCTCTATTAACTTCTCTGCAAAACAATTGCAAGATACGCAGTATATACAATTTTTAAAAGAACAACTAGATGCGCACAGTATTCCGGCAAAGCTAATCGAGATAGAAATCACAGAGAGTGTACTCTTTTATAAGAAAGATGTAACGATTGACTTTATTAAACAAATTAAAAATCTTGGGATTCAAATTGCAATCGATGACTTTGGAACAGGTTATTCTTCCTTTAGTTATTTAACATTGTTACCACTAGATAAGATTAAAATTGATAAATCGTTTATCGATGAAGTGATGAAAAGTAAGCATTATAAGATTCTCCGGGGTATTATTAAAATTGCCCATAGTATCGACTTAAAAATCGTTGCTGAAGGTGTTGAGAAGAAAGAGCAGTATGAGATATTGAAACGCGAAAACTGTCAATATCTCCAAGGATATCTATTTAGTAAGCCTTTGGAGATAGAGAATGCTACAGCCATTTACGACCAAAAACTTATATAG